The proteins below are encoded in one region of Triticum aestivum cultivar Chinese Spring chromosome 1B, IWGSC CS RefSeq v2.1, whole genome shotgun sequence:
- the LOC123149657 gene encoding uncharacterized protein, with protein sequence MGDPITYKDRKTDLTAVPRGEVTPSEPCQEDEAQENRRKNIEDYVKQLSPKLLDDFKRTFPQKRLDDFEKTCLQRNNSSDPICLEECKITLVATLVLKGVPQHVKEQYELRLTSGEVRIIKKLENVPLTHLSGDQSMTEDRTHTSPETSVHTANNTKEATPSSHTRDSPTVSPTAVSTTVGLSHLSLS encoded by the exons ATGGGGGATCCCATAACCTACAAAGACCGAAAGACGGATTTGACTGCAGTACCTCGTGGGGAAGTAACACCTTCAGAGCCATGTCAAGAGGATGAAGCACAAGAGAATCGGCGTAAGAATATCGAAG ATTATGTCAAACAGCTGAGCCCAAAACTTCTGGATGATTTCAAAAGAACATTCCCGCAGAAACGTCTCGATGATTTTGAAAAAACATGCCTGCAGCGTAACAATTCAAGTGATCCAATTTGCTTGGAAGAATGTAAAATCACATTGGTCGCTACCCTTGTTCTGAAGGGCGTTCCCCAG CATGTGAAAGAACAATATGAGTTGAGGCTTACGTCAGGAGAAGTGCGTATCATCAAGAAGCTGGAAAATGTACCCCTCACTCACCTATCCGGGGATCAGAGCATGACCGAGGACCGTACTCATACTTCACCGGAAACATCAGTCCATACCGCAAATAATACAAAGGAAGCGACAC CATCTTCCCACACGAGGGACTCACCAACGGTTTCCCCGACTGCTGTCAGCACCACGGTCGGCCTGTCTCATCTCTCGTTGTCATAG